CGCACGATCGGTGCCAGAAGATACCCCCTCGTGCCGTCCTCAAGCGCCATGATGCGGTCCACCATGTCCTGCACCTGCTGCGCTTCGATGGGCAGGCCGGTGGCAGGCGAATATGGCGTCCCGGCGCGGGCAAAGAGAAGGCGCAGATAGTCGTAAATTTCCGTCACCGTGCCAACGGTAGAGCGCGGGTTCTTGCTCGTCGTCTTCTGCTCGATCGAAATCGCCGGGGAGAGGCCGGAAATATGGTCCACATCCGGCTTTTCCATCATATCAAGAAACTGCCGCGCATATGCTGACAAGCTCTCGACATAACGTCGCTGCCCTTCGGCATAAATCGTGTCGAACGCCAAAGAGGATTTGCCCGAGCCGGAAAGCCCAGTGATCACCACCAACTCGTCACGCGGAATATCTACGTCGATATTCTTGAGGTTATGCTCGCGTGCGCCGCGCACCTCGATTCTGCTTGAGTTCACTCATTTAACACCCCCGTAATCTTTCTCAGAGATAGTGGAGCGCACTGGATCTTCCAACAGTAAATTGCGAACGGAAAGCGAACATACCTGCGTCATCTCGGCGAATCCGCGCCTATCAAGGGCACAAAACGCCCATCACCATCAGCGAAGGGAAACGACCCACTACCCGAACCAAAGCGAAGCTCCGGTGACCCGCACGGTCAGAAGTGGATCGCGCGCCCATAAGCGTCAAGCACCGACTCGTGCATCATTTCCGACAATGTCGGATGCGGGAAGACGGTGTTCATCAACTCTTCTTCAGTGGTCTCCAGCGTGCGGCCCACAATATAGCCTTGAATAAGCTCGGTCACTTCCGCGCCCACCATATGCGCCCCCAGAAGCTCGCCCGTTTTGGCGTCAAACACGGTCTTGACCATGCCTTCCGCCTCACCCAGCGCAATCGCCTTGCCGTTGCCGATGAACGGAAAACGCCCGACCTTGATCTCGTGCCCGGCCGCCTTTGCCTTCTCTTCGGTCAGCCCCACGGAGGCCACCTGCGGCTGGCAATAGGTGCAGCCCGCAATGCTCTCCGGGCGCACCGGATGCGGATGGCCGCCCGCAATCAGTTCGGCCACCATCACCCCCTCATGCGAAGCTTTGTGCGCCAGCCACGGGGCCCCGGCGATATCTCCGATGGCATAAAGCCCGTCAACACCCGTGCGGCAATATTCATCGACAACCACATGCGTTCTATCAATCTTCGCGCCCACGTCTTCCAGCCCGAGATTCTCGACATTGCCGACAATCCCCACCGCGGAAATCACCGTGTCGAAGTCTTGCTTCTGAACCTTGCCGCCGGTTTCGATATGCGCCGTCACCTTGCCTTTGCCACGATCAAGCTGCTTGACCATGGCTTTTTCCATGATCGTCATACCCTGCTTCTGAAACTGCTTTCTGGCAAAGGCTGCGATTTCTGCATCTTCCACCGGCAAGATGCGCTCCATCACTTCAACGACCGTCGTTTCCGCGCCCAACGTGTTGTAAAAACTGGCAAACTCTATGCCGATGGCGCCCGAGCCGATCACCAGAAGCTTCTTCGGCATCCGTGGCGGCAGCAACGCGTGCTTGTAGGTCCAGACCAGATCGCCATCGGCCTCCAGCCCCGGCAGCTCACGCGCCCGCGCGCCTGTGGCCAAGACAACGGCCTTCCCGGTAAGCTGCTCCTCGCCCTTGTCGGTCTTGACCGTCACCTTCCCCTTGCCGGTAAGCCGGGCCTCGCCCATCAGGGCGGTGACCTTGTTCTTCTTCAGAAGATGCCCAACCCCGCTGTTAAGCTGTTTGGAGACCCCGCGCGAGCGTTTCACAACCGCATCGAGATCATAGCCGATCTTGTCCGCCGACAGGCCGAACTCCTTGGCCCGGTGCATCAAATGAAACACTTCCGCCGAGCGCAACAGCGCCTTGGTCGGGATACAGCCCCAGTTAAGACAGATACCGCCCATATGCTCGCGTTCGACAATCGCCACCTTAAGCCCAAGCTGCGCGCCGCGAATTGCGGCAACATAGCCACCCGGCCCGGCGCCGATGACGATCATATCGAAAGAAGTTTCTGCCATGGGGGTGCTCCGATTCCAAATTAGTTTGACACTAAATTATTTTGAGAATCGCAGCAATGCAGCATCACGCAAAGGCAGACGGTCGCCAGCCGGCGCCGATAAACAGTTCAGATCGTGGTGCTTTTTGCCTCTCAGCCCGCCATAGCCTGAAGCTGCCGGACGGTTTTGCCATAGCCACCATCGGACACATAGGCCTGTTCTGGCCCTGTCATCCGC
This is a stretch of genomic DNA from Aquicoccus sp. G2-2. It encodes these proteins:
- the lpdA gene encoding dihydrolipoyl dehydrogenase, translating into MAETSFDMIVIGAGPGGYVAAIRGAQLGLKVAIVEREHMGGICLNWGCIPTKALLRSAEVFHLMHRAKEFGLSADKIGYDLDAVVKRSRGVSKQLNSGVGHLLKKNKVTALMGEARLTGKGKVTVKTDKGEEQLTGKAVVLATGARARELPGLEADGDLVWTYKHALLPPRMPKKLLVIGSGAIGIEFASFYNTLGAETTVVEVMERILPVEDAEIAAFARKQFQKQGMTIMEKAMVKQLDRGKGKVTAHIETGGKVQKQDFDTVISAVGIVGNVENLGLEDVGAKIDRTHVVVDEYCRTGVDGLYAIGDIAGAPWLAHKASHEGVMVAELIAGGHPHPVRPESIAGCTYCQPQVASVGLTEEKAKAAGHEIKVGRFPFIGNGKAIALGEAEGMVKTVFDAKTGELLGAHMVGAEVTELIQGYIVGRTLETTEEELMNTVFPHPTLSEMMHESVLDAYGRAIHF